One Nostoc sp. CENA543 genomic window, CGAAATTAAGCACAATTTGACTATGATCTGGTGTTCCGCCTGCCATAAGAATAATTTGCCCATCAATATATTCGTGTTTTTCCTCTGAATTCACCTCCATTTCTATGTATTCTTCAGGCGAATAATAGTGTTGTTCTTGTGCAATGGTCATGATATTTCCACCCCCAAGGCTGCAAGTTTTTGATAAATCAAAAAAGTAGAAAGAGGACTATAGCCTCTCACTACCAACTTTTCTTTAAACCTGCTGATTTAAACTCAACAACTCTGTTTCTTCAATGGTGTTCATTTGGTCGAGAATATGCCAAACTTCTTGTAACATTGGCTCTAAACCAGTGCGAGTCACCGCAGAAATCAAGAAGACAGGAACATGAGCAAGATGATTTAATTGTGTTGCTAATGCTTCTAAATCTACAGTTTCTCTATCAACGGCATCGATTTTATTTAAAGCAATAATTTGCATTCTTTCATCTAAACCGCGTCCGTATGCTGTTAATTCTTGCTGAATTGTATTGTAGTCTCCGATAATATCATCGCTGGTGGCATCGATTAAATGCAGCAATACCCGTGTGCGTTCAATGTGGCGAAGGAAATCATGTCCTAAACCTGCACCTTCGGCTGCGCCTTCAATGAGTCCAGGGATATCCGCAAACACTGTACCGTCACCTGTGGGTTTTTTGACTACGCCTAAATTTGGGATTAACGTTGTAAAAGGATAGTCAGCAATTTTAGGACGCGCAGCTGATAAAGAAGAAATGAGAGTAGATTTACCTGCATTGGGTAAACCGATAATTCCCACTTCTGCTAAGAGTTTTAATTCTAGACGTAGTAGTTTTCTTTCTCCTGGTAGTCCTGGGAGGGCGTATTCTGGGGCGCGGTTACGGTTACTCAAGAAATGCTGATTTCCTAAACCACCTTTACCGCCTTGTGCAACTAGCAATTTTTGGTTTTTTTCGGTTAAATCCCCTATGAAATCTCCGGTTTCTGCATCATAAATCACTGTTCCGCAGGGAACTTCGATAATTAAGTCTTTACCGGATGCACCTGTGCAGTTATTAGGGCCGCCTCGTCCGCCATTTTCACCTTTAAAAATGTGGTTGTATCGGAAATCTAACAAGGTTTGGAGGTTTTCTACAGCCATAAAAATTACCGAACCACCACGCCCCCCATTACCACCGGAAGGCCCACCTGCTGGTACATATTTTTCTCGCCGGAAAGCGACTATACCATCGCCACCTTTACCGGCTTCTACTTCAATTTGTGCTTGGTCAATAAATTGCATAATTAGTTATTAGTCAATGGTCAATAGTCAATGGTCAATAGTCAATAGTTATTTATCTGCTGAAATTTTTATCTACTGATAACAATGGTGCGTCATGGCTATGAACGCACCTTCAACATTCTATGTTCTATAACTAGTCTTTTTTGCCTTAGACCTTCTTATTGCTATTATGCCAAACTAATGACTAATAACTAATGACTAATGACTAGTAACTAAATATATTCTGAAACATCTTCTTTACATTCATCCGCTAAGTAGGAGAGGGCGCGGAAGCGTAAGCCCACAAGTTGTTCATACAGGGGGTTAATTTTACATAATGGCGGGATATGGACAATTTTGTGTCCAAATATGGTGACATCTCGCTCAAAGGGACATTGGGAAGGAATCATTTTACACAAAAATCGGGCAACTCTGGGGTCTTGGACATCTAGTCCATCTAACCAGTCGCGTAAGGGTGTAAGTGCGTCTGGTGTGGGGGCTGTAAATGGTGCAGCGATGGGAGGAGTTGCTTGTGCTTTGTCTTCTATGGTGTGGCGTAGGGCTGAGAGGATGTCTTCTGGTTCACCGAGGGCTTGGCAAAATTGATGTAGGACTTGATCTTCACTGGGGGAATAGGTACCATCTGCGATCGCTACCATAACAGCTGTACGCAAAAAATTCTCCGCAGTTGGTGTATTTTTCCCTAAAACTGTTGCTAGTTCTTCTGGGGTGATGACTTCTAGTGAGTCCCATTCCAAACAAGGGGCTAATTCATCTTTGGTGATATTAGCAATTAATTGCTGTTCTTGTTCGTCAAAGTTACCGTCTGCCCAAGCTATAGTTAGCAGTCCCCGCAACCAAGCGGCTATCTGTTCGCTGCTGTAGGGTGATTGAACAACAGTTGTCATATACTTACGCCTTGTGGTTTTCTCAGTTCATAATAAGCTATGGGTATGGGGCATAGGGAATAGGGTATGGGGTATGGGTAATGTTTGTTTTATTCTCTTGTCAGTGGAGTTTCGGCGGTTGGAGGTTGGGGTAACTCGAAGGTGACATCTTCGTATACGTCTGCGATCGCACACCGAAAATCTATACTAGCTAAATGGATTTCCTGTTCCTTAACGTAGGGATAAAGTACCCACTGTCCATCTTGATTACGCCGAAAACAATCAATACTTATGCGATTTTGGCTGACTAAAACATATTCTTGCAGTGTTTCCATTTGTCGATAGTCAGCAAATTTATCTCCTCTGTCAAAGGCTTCTGTAGAAGGTGATAACACTTCGATGACTAAGCAAGGATAACGGATAAAATTCTCAAAGGCTCTATCTCGTTGGTCACAACTGACGATTATATCGGGATAGTAATAAATGTTCCGTGATTCAATGTGGGCTTTCGTGTCTGAAATGTAAGTTTGACAACCACTTCCACGTAAATGATTTCTTAATCTGGAAGCGATATTTAAAGAAATGACTACATGAGTATTACTCGCCCCAGCCATTGCGTAAACTTCACCTTGGCGATATTCGTGCTTAATGGGGCTGGTTTCTTCGCCTTTGAGATAGTCTTCTGGGGAGATGTAGGTGTAACTGGGGTTTGCAATCATGGGAATTTTAGGGTGTAGAGGAGACAAGATAGATAAGGTAGACAAGGGTGACAAGGGAGGAGAGTATTACCAATTAGTCAACCTACCAAATGTATATTATGGCAAATCTAGCTGTTGTTAGATGCTGTGATTCTCTTGTCTGTCTTAATCTACAAATGTTGTACCAGAAGATAGACTTGTGCATACAATTTTAGAGCGATCGCACTTTTTAAAACAGGCTTTATTAGATTTTGTGCTGGATGCAGAAGGGGATTTAGCACAAGCTTTAGAAACCTATGCAGCCGAACAATCTCGCCGTGGGCAAGATAACACACAGCAAGAATTTATTATTGATAGCTTTTTAATAGAAGGGAAAGTTAAAGACCAATCACCTATAGATTTATTCCAGGCGCAATATTCAGATATTACAGAGAGCGATCGCTTGTTACTTGATAGTTGGCATCGTAGCTTTATTGCTTTATTTGCTATTATGCAAATTGAGGGCGATCGCTTAGAGTTAAAAAACTGGTTAACAGATAAAAATTATATTATTAGAATCAACAATCATCAAACTTTACAAGAAACTTCACGCTTAAAAACCGGAGAAATTATATTAGTTCGTATTGCCCCTGTAACTGATATATACTGGACATTTTTTGGCAAATATACTCTACTTGGCAAATTAGGTAAGCCTAAACTAGCCGTAGCCATTGGTAACTTTAAAGAGAAATATCCACATTATCTTTACAGTGATGCACCAGAATTATTAGAAGCTGCTTGGCAGTCGGTATCACACTATCATGAGCAATTTATTAACTTTTTTGGTAGTGATGAGATTACCTTACCTGGGTATCAACTCAATCAAAAAATTGGGGAATTTCAAGAATTAATTTCTGAGCAACGACTGGCAGCACTGGGAATTAATCAAAATAAATCTCTGAGTGAATTAGCTGCCGAGGCTGGAGTTTCAGAAACAGAAATTCAAGCGGCAATTCAAGAAACGGGTGCTGATGGCAAATTAGTATCACAGCTAATGAATCAACAAAATGGCAACAGTAAAATGGTCATGCCAAAAGTTGATTTACCTGCGGAATTAAAAAAAGCAGAACAAGTCACAGCCATTTCTCATCCCCGTTGGGGACAAATATTTTTACCAACTTATACTAAATTCCAAAAATTATTAACCACAGAAGATTGGCGAACCATAGAAGGTGCAGAAAAATTAGTGCGTCATTACCTAGAAGATAAATATACTAATGCTTTCGTTTGGTATCGTTTAGCCCAAAATTATCCCGATACCTTAGAAAAACTCCTACGAGATTATTTGCAACGCCCAGAATTTAGCCTTGCTGATGACTTAGACAAACTTCTACAAGAATTCCAAAAACCTCTCAAACCAGAACTACCAGAAATCGCCAGTGTACCCATACATCTGCACGAATTATTTCAATCTGCTGTCGCGGAGGTAAATAAGTCTAAACCTAAAGATAAGAAGCCGAAAAAGTCAGTCAAGGGGTTTAAGTGAATGGAAGGGAGTAGGAGGCAGGGGAGACAAGGTAGACAAGGGGACAAGGTAGACAAGGGAGAAGAATAACTAATGACTAATGACTAATGACTAATGACTAATGACTAATGACTAATGACTAATGACTAATGACTAATGACTATTGACTATTGACTATTGACTATTGACTAATGACTATTGTCTCGCCCGTTCTTTTTGATAGAAAGCCACAACTTTTTGTACATAACTACCGGTAAAGCCACTGTTACAGCCTGTATATTTACCAGTCATCCACCAACAGGCAGCGTTACGTACGGCAGCAGTTTCGTTATTAGTAGCGCGAAACTGCTGAGTTAACTCGCGGCTTATGATACAACTAACGACTTGGCGCGTTAGCTTTGGGTCATTTTCAAACTGTGCTGGCTTAACTTCTCTTTTCAGACAATTCCTTGACCAAGCTTTGAGGGTTTCTGGTTTAATTTGCCAATCAGTATACAAGGCATCGTTAGCTGTGCCTGTTTGCGGTGCAGCTAGGCGCAAAGCTTCTACCATTGCGGAAATTTGAGGATTTTGTGTTTGCTGTTGTGCTTGGACTGACAAGGGTGACAAGCTAAAACTACAAAGCATTCCAGTAACCAACAATAATTTTTGAGAGTATTTTTTCATAGGTAGATGAGCTGTAACAATCTTGTAGTGGTTGTCAGTAAGACTTGACGGAAGAGGCAGAGGGGAAGAGGGCAGGGAGCAGGGGGAGCAAGCCTGACAGGTGTAGTTTTTTTACGTTGTGTACCAAAAACTTTGGTTTTGGGGTGTAGGGGTGTAAGGGTGTAGGGGTGAGTGAAACGATGATTCTCTCGTTAGTCTGAGAGTCATCACTCACTGCTGGGTAAAAAACCTACACTTGTGAGGGGGCGCAAGCTCAGTCTTCCCCCTTGCTCCCTGCTCCCTGCTCCCATGCCTCTTGTGACATCCTCTCATTTTTTATGTTCCCATGCCCTATTCCCTATGCCCCATACCCGATGATCAATTCTGCAATTTTTACCAAACTATTTTTTTGAGTCGTACCAGCATTTTGATAAGTTAGTACATAGTTCGCAACATATCGTAGTTATCGCCAAGGGGGAATGTAAGTTGAGTCAACGTCCAGATGCCATTGCACCACACGGTGGACAGTTAGTCAATCGTATTGCCACACCAGAACAAAAAGCCGAGTTTCTTTCTAAAGCCGAGTTTTTACCACGGGTACAACTTGACGATCGCTCGCTTTCTGATTTAGAAATGATCGCGATCGGTGGTTTTAGTCCACTCACTGGTTTCATGAATGAAGAGGACTACAACCGCGTAGTAGCCGAAATGCGGCTTGCTAACGGTACTGTGTGGTCAATTCCGATTACCCTCTCAGTAACAGAGGAAGTAGCTGCACCTTTAAAAGAAGGTGGTCTTGTGCGTCTGGATAACCCCCAAGGTGAATATGTCGGGGTTTTACAGCTGACACAAAAATATCATTACGATAAAACCCGCGAAGCTATTAACGTCTACCGTACTGATGACGCAAAACACCCAGGGGTACAGGTAGTTTATAACCAAGGTGCGGTGAATTTAGCTGGTGATGTCTGGTTATTACAACGCGACTCCCACCCCTATTTCCCCGCCTACCAAATTGACCCTGCGGCTTCACGCCAAATGTTTAGAGATAAGGGTTGGAAAACAATTGTCGGTTTCCAAACCCGCAACCCCATCCACCGCGCCCATGAATACATTCAAAAGTGCGCTTTAGAAACAGTAGATGGTTTATTTTTACATCCCTTAGTTGGTGCAACTAAAGAAGACGACATCGCGGCGGATGTGCGGATGCGCTGCTATGAGATTTTGCTAGAACACTACTATCCTGCGGACAGGGTAATTTTGGCAATTAATCCCGCCGCTATGCGTTACGCTGGCCCTCGTGAAGCGATTTTCCACGCTTTAGTGCGGAAAAACTATGGCTGTACCCACTTTATCGTCGGTCGTGATCATGCTGGCGTGGGTGACTATTATGGTACTTACGACGCTCAATATATCTTCGATGAATTTGAGCCTGGGGAATTGGGTATTGTCCCCATGAAGTTTGAACACGCGTTTTACTGCACCCGCACCAAACAAATGGCGACTACCAAAACCAGTCCCAGCAAACCAGAAGAACGCATTCACCTATCGGGGACAAAAGTTCGAGAAATGCTGCGTCGTGGTGAGTTACCCCCACCAGAATTTTCTCGTCCTGAAGTTGCCGCAGAATTAGCCAGGGCAATGCGAGTACAAGTATTGGCCTAAAAGGAGTATAAGGGTATGGGGGTGTAGAGGAGGCAGGGGAGCAGAGGAGCAGGGAGCAGGGGTGCAGGGAGCAGGGGAGAGAAAATCCTCCTCAATACTCAGCACTCAATACTCAGCACCGGCTAAACGCCGCGCTACCGCTAACAGCACTCAGCACTCAGCACTCACCTTACACCCCTACACCCTTACACCCCTACACCCTTACACCCCTAAACTATGAAGCGTCGGAGTTTTATACAAAGGATTGGCTCAATACTCGCTGTTTTGGGTGTGACTGAAGCTGAATGGTTGACTTTTAGTGACCGCTATTATCAAGCTTTAGCTCAACCAACACCCCGTAAATTAGCTTTATTGATTGGTATTAATAATTACAAAAATATTCCTGCTCTCAATGGTTGTCTCACTGATGTCGAACTGCAAAAAGAACTGTTGATTCATCGGTTCGGCTTCCAATCTTCAGATATTCTGACGCTGACTGATGAACAAGCTAGCAGAGAATTCATTGAGGCGGCTTTTAGTGAACACCTCACCCAGCAAGCCAAAGCCGGGGATGTGGTAGTTTTCCATTTTAGCGGTTATGGGACACGGATTCAGGTAGCACCGGGGCAAATCCAAAATGCTTTAGTACCTACCGATGAAAATCAAGCATTACAAAACGCTCCCGTAGGTAATTATTTATTAGAAGAAACCTTATTATTACTATTGCGATCGCTCTCTACAGCTCGAATCACGGCAGTTTTAGACACTAGTTATTCTCCCCCTAATACCATCCAAACTAAAGGTTTAAGAATTCGCGCCTTTCCAGAATCAGCACAGGTGCAATTAGCAGCCGATGAACTAGCATTTCTACAAAAACTCAAAACCCAAACCGCTAGCAAAACTCCAGATGTAGAACTCAATAGTCCGGCTGTGGTGCTATCGGCTACCTCAGATATACAGCAAGTCGCTAGGGAAGTTTTACTATCTGGATTTAGTGCAGGGTTATTTACCTATGCTTTAACCCAACAATTATGGGAGTCTACCCCATCTACTACTATTCAAGTCAGTTTTTCTCGTGTTGCTAGTGCAATGTCTCAGTTGGGGAGTAAACAACAACCTGCACTTGTGAGTAACAAGAAAAATCAAGCGGGAGTAACTATAGAAAATCTACTCCCCGATGGTAATAACGGGGCTGAAGGTGCAATCATCGCTACAGAGGAGGACGGTAAAGCCGCGCAGATATGGCTAGGAGGGCTACCCGCCCAGGTTTTAGAATACTACGGTAGTAATTCTCGCTTGGCTTTGTCTACAGGGGAAGAATTGGTGGTGCGATCGCGCACGGGATTAACCGCCAAAGCACAACTTGCTAAAATCAGTGATGCAACTCCCCTACAAGCGGGACAACTCCTGCAAGAAACAGTGCGGATATTACCGAGAAATATTAATTTAACAGTCGCTTTAAATACAAATTTAGAAAGAATTGAACGGGTAGATGCTACGAGTGCGTTTGCAGCCGTTCCCCACGTTTCCACTGTAGTCGAGGGAGAACAACCCGCCGACTACATATTTGGTAAACTCCTACAAACCCCCAGTCGCTATGGTTTATTTTCCTTGGGTGGTGAACCCATACCTAGCACCACGGGGGAATTTGGCGAAGCTGTAAAAGTAGCCGCACTACGACTAGCCAAAAAATTACCCTCATTGTTAGCTGCAAAGTTATGGCGACTCACAGAAAATGAAGGTTCATCACGCTTACCTGTCAAAGCCAGCTTAGAGGTTGTAGGAATTTCACCAAGAGTAGTATTACAACGGGAAACCCTACGAAATGCTGTAGTGGAAACTTCTACTAAAAAATCATCAAGTACCCAGTATGCTACCCTTAAAACTCCTGTGATTCCCATTGGTAGTAGGGTGCAGTATCGAGTGCAGAACAAAAGCCAAAACCCAATTTATTTAATGCTATTAGGGATGAAAAATCATCGGACTGCGATCGCATTTTATCCTTGGCAAATTATCTCAGAAGCCGAAGCCCCCGACAATAAACTGCAACTCCAACCCATAATTATCGCCCCTGGTGAAACAATCACCTTACCCCAAACCGCCACAACATCAGGCTGGACGATTGCGGGGCCTGCTTATGAATGCGAATATCAATTAATTTTGAGTACCGCACCCTTTAAAGAAACTTTGAAAGCCTTAGAAATAGCCAAATCTCCCACAGGCGACCAACAACCAATTAGTACACTAGTAAATCCCTTAGTAATTGCCCAAGCCTTAATGCAAGACTTACACAATGCTAGTAATAGTAAGACTGAGACAGGTAGCACAGTTACCGATACTTATATATTAGACGTAAATCATTGGGCAAGTCTCAACTTTAGTTTTCAAGTCGCCTAGTAAAAAAAATCACAGTAAAAATAAATCACCAACCTGCGGTCAAGAGAACAAACAACGAGGAATGAGTAAAAGTCTTCCTCTAACCAATCCCCAGTCCCCAATCCCCAACTTAAGTACGACGAGCATTTATTTCATCCGTAAGATGGAATGCGGGAAAAACTTGACGACAGTAGAAGAGCAATTTTGATGCAAGTTTTTCTTGCAGAGGTCAAATAATGACAAACAGCAAAAGCGATCGCCAAATCCGTTATGCTGTGGTTGGCTTGGGTTGGTTTGCTCAAGAAGCCGCTTTACCTGCATTTGCTCACAGTGAAAATTCCAAATTAGTCGCGCTAGTTTCAGACGATCCCGAAAAACTGGAAGAACTCAGCCAAAAGTATGGCGTTGACCATACTTACTCTTATGAAGAATATGAGGACTGTCTAGCCAGTGATGAAATTGATGCTGTTTATATTGCATTACCCAATCACTTACATTGTGAATACACCGTGCGTGCTGCTAATCAAGCAATTCATGTTTTGTGTGAAAAGCCAATGGCCGTAACCGAACAAGAATGCGAGTCCATGATTAAGGCTGCAAACGACAACGGTGTCAAACTGATGATTGCTTACCGACTACACCTAGAACCAGCAAATCTAGAAGCAGTGGAAATAGTCAACTCCCAGCAAATTGGTGAAGTGCGGGCTTTTAACTCAGTTTTTACTCAACAAGTAGAACAGGGTAATATTCGTCTGCGAGACATTACTGGCGGTGGTACACTCTACGATATTGGTATTTACTGCATTAATGCTGCACGCTACTTATTTCAGGACGAACCTACAGAAGTGTTTGCAGTAGCCGCCACTAAGGGAGAACAACGCTTTAGTGAAGTGGAAGAAATGACTAGTGTGATTCTCCGCTTTCCTAATGAACGCCTAGCAACGTTTACCTGTAGCTTTGGAGGAGCAAAGGTTTCTAATTATCAAGTTGTGGGAACTAAAGGCGATTTATTTGTTGAATCCGCCTACACATGGCAAGGAGAAATCAAGCATTATCTAACAATTGAGGGTCAAACTCAAGAACGGAATTTTCCCCGCCACGACCAACTAGCAGCTGAATTTACCTATTTTTCTGACTGTATTTTGTCAGATCAAGAACCCGAACCAAACGGTATTGAAGGACTAATTGATGTCAGAATTATTCAAGCACTATATCAATCTATTGCCACAGGTCAACCTGTAACAATTCCAACTCTTGAACGTGATCAACGTCCCACATCAGATCAATCGATTGAACGTCCTCCCGTGGAAGAGAAGCCAGATTTAATTCATGCTGCTTCACCCGGTGGTGAGTAACATAATCAATCAATACAGTGCAGATAAATAGTTTGTAGTAAGGACTTTAGTCCTGAGATGACGACTAAAGTCCTTACTAAGAACTTCTTCTTCCTGCAATTAATTCATCAGATAAAAACAGAAAATTTCTGCTACCTTGCCATTTTTAATTGTGAAATTTAAACCTGCGGGACTTGGTTCGTCAATTCCGTAGCTTAAAGTAGTGAACTGTCCATTTTCACTATTGGGGGGTTTACCATAAACTTTCAGAACTTTTGCTTGACTATCTCCGACTTTTATACCATTGACAGTGGCGTATTTAGGACTGGTAACTGTGATTTGATAGACAGTAAAGTAACGAGGCTGTACACCTTCATCTAAATCAATAGTGATGCCCGAATATTTCAAAGTCCGCACATTACCAATAGCAGGGAAAAACTTATTTTCCACTTTCAATGGTTTACCTAAAAGCCTCCTCACTACCTGCTCAGACATGGAAAGTTTAATTTTACCTACTTCTAAACTCCTGGTGGTAATGCCTTTTGTCTGCTGTTTAATATTTTGAGCAATGAAATCTTGAGAAGTATTAGCCTTGACTGAACTAATATTGTAATCAGAAAAGGTGAAACTTAAAGTAGCGATCGCCAGAAAAATTGTTCTTAAGTACATAACTAATTAAACCAAGCTGCAAATTGAAAAAATTGTCCGCGAAAAACTTCTAATAATCTCTGCCAAGTCGCTGCATCAGTTTGTTTACCAAACTCCAAATAGGGAGCAGCCGCAGTTCCTTGAACCCACAAAATTAAATCAAACGGTTGCGGTTCAGTAAAAACTTTATTGAGATTAATCCCTCTAACTTCGCGTTTTCGCCAAAAGGGAATTAACTTTTTACCAGTGAGTAAAGTATCAGCTTCATCTAAAAATGCTAACCAACTATCAATCATTTCTTGAGTCACTGCTGCATTAGGGATTACAGCCTTTTGTTTGGGGTTGGGTAGCCATTCTCGGTCATTATCGGTTTCCGCTAAAATGGCATCCCAAGACTGACGACTTAAGCCTGTCACCGCTTGTAAATGTTCGATTGCAGCTCTTAACCTTTCTGGTTCAGCCACAGGAAAATTCATCAGGTGAACAAAGGCTACAATGTCGCTAATGTCAATATTACCGAAGCTGAATATACCTGTACCTTTAGCTAAAAATGGATAAGCTGATTGAGGATTAGCAAAGACTAAATGACCTGTAGAATCAAACAATTTACTTTCATCGTATCCCAAAACAGTTTGAGTCATGGCAGAGAGTAAATTACAGTAACCTTTGAGCCAAATGACATCACCGAAATCAAAGGCGATCGCAAAATTTTCGGCAGCTTTTTCGGTGGTTTGTATCCCTGACAATAAACTAAAAGTTTTCCAGAAAGATTCATTTTCTTCTAGCTTCCCATCAGCATTAAAATCCATCCGTGTTAAACCAAGCCGCACAGGCAATTTAACTTTACTATCTTTAATAGGTTCAAGAGTGGCTCTGATTTTAGTTAAATCATCCAGTAAATTTTGCAAAATATTGCGAGCGTCTTTGTAAGTGACTGGTTGCGGTTGCGGATTTTCTGGTACAGGTAAACGCAAAATCGGAAAAAATTGGGTAATACCGTTTTGCTGTAAACCATAACGGTACAATGACTGCATTAACTTTTCAGTTGCACCCATTAGTTGTACAATACCCAAACCAAACCGCGTCTGATCATCATTTTGGTTCTCTTGAATCTTGGCAACTAAGGCTGCTTCACCCTCTTGAAATTGAGCATTAATTAAGTAAGTCTCAATCTCTGCAAAAGGCGTTTTTGATTGTGCTAGTGGTGCAAAGTGAAATAAAAGCAAAAGAGTCAGTAGAAGAGAGCATAAAAAAAGACGCATAACTTCTGATTCTCAGTGGTCTTCGATAGTTGCCACACTATATCCTAAAATGACTTTTTATACTCCGTATCTTAACTTTTCCTCAAGCTTGATTCCTCTAAGGGTTGATTTTCTCAAAATTTCGCAACATTTCGGCTGTGATTCCATCAATACTGCATCACCAATAGAACGTGAGCCATTTTTTTTAAGAAGTGGTGACTTGTGAGTAATAGCTCATTAAAAATAAGTTTTTATGCTATTGCTAAACTGCAAAAATCACTGCTAAAGTAACAAAACTATGTGCAAATACAGCATAATTCTTCTACTACCATTAATGATTAATTATGTTCACAAAGTTATCAGAATAGTTTCAGTAAAATGTTACTAGGTAGAACCAAAATTATCTGCGGGTGTGATATTTCGATGATAAATTTGGCATTACATTGCTAAAACAGCCCCATAAAGTCATATAAGTTGCAGAAAATTTTGGCAAAGTTTGGCAAACTGAAATCTATCTGAAAAATCAGATTCCTCATTTAAATAACTTACGAATACTCAACTATTCGTGAGAGACAGTAACCCAGTTTTAGTAGAGAAAGCAGGGTGATTAAGTCTAGTCACTATAGGTAGTTAAAATCCAAAATTTGCATCTCACCTCATAGCTGATTCAAGCTGTGAAGTTAAATATTTATCAGGTATAGGCTGAGTGCCGAGTAGTGTTAGCGGTAGCGGGGCGTTTAGCCCGTGCTGTTAGTGGTAGCGCGGCGTTTAGCTGGTGCTGAGTGCTGAGTTGGGGGATTTTTCTCCCCTGCCCCCTGCCCCCTGCCCCCCTGCCTCCTACCTCCTTCCTTTCATTAAAGAAATTTCAGATAAACGGGCAAAAAACCATGTCAAGGGTGACTGAGCAGCAAAGTTCAAGAGAGCAGCCACTTGAGCTAGAACAACCTAA contains:
- a CDS encoding Uma2 family endonuclease → MIANPSYTYISPEDYLKGEETSPIKHEYRQGEVYAMAGASNTHVVISLNIASRLRNHLRGSGCQTYISDTKAHIESRNIYYYPDIIVSCDQRDRAFENFIRYPCLVIEVLSPSTEAFDRGDKFADYRQMETLQEYVLVSQNRISIDCFRRNQDGQWVLYPYVKEQEIHLASIDFRCAIADVYEDVTFELPQPPTAETPLTRE
- a CDS encoding Gfo/Idh/MocA family protein, with amino-acid sequence MTNSKSDRQIRYAVVGLGWFAQEAALPAFAHSENSKLVALVSDDPEKLEELSQKYGVDHTYSYEEYEDCLASDEIDAVYIALPNHLHCEYTVRAANQAIHVLCEKPMAVTEQECESMIKAANDNGVKLMIAYRLHLEPANLEAVEIVNSQQIGEVRAFNSVFTQQVEQGNIRLRDITGGGTLYDIGIYCINAARYLFQDEPTEVFAVAATKGEQRFSEVEEMTSVILRFPNERLATFTCSFGGAKVSNYQVVGTKGDLFVESAYTWQGEIKHYLTIEGQTQERNFPRHDQLAAEFTYFSDCILSDQEPEPNGIEGLIDVRIIQALYQSIATGQPVTIPTLERDQRPTSDQSIERPPVEEKPDLIHAASPGGE
- a CDS encoding Mo-dependent nitrogenase C-terminal domain-containing protein, encoding MTTVVQSPYSSEQIAAWLRGLLTIAWADGNFDEQEQQLIANITKDELAPCLEWDSLEVITPEELATVLGKNTPTAENFLRTAVMVAIADGTYSPSEDQVLHQFCQALGEPEDILSALRHTIEDKAQATPPIAAPFTAPTPDALTPLRDWLDGLDVQDPRVARFLCKMIPSQCPFERDVTIFGHKIVHIPPLCKINPLYEQLVGLRFRALSYLADECKEDVSEYI
- a CDS encoding caspase family protein encodes the protein MKRRSFIQRIGSILAVLGVTEAEWLTFSDRYYQALAQPTPRKLALLIGINNYKNIPALNGCLTDVELQKELLIHRFGFQSSDILTLTDEQASREFIEAAFSEHLTQQAKAGDVVVFHFSGYGTRIQVAPGQIQNALVPTDENQALQNAPVGNYLLEETLLLLLRSLSTARITAVLDTSYSPPNTIQTKGLRIRAFPESAQVQLAADELAFLQKLKTQTASKTPDVELNSPAVVLSATSDIQQVAREVLLSGFSAGLFTYALTQQLWESTPSTTIQVSFSRVASAMSQLGSKQQPALVSNKKNQAGVTIENLLPDGNNGAEGAIIATEEDGKAAQIWLGGLPAQVLEYYGSNSRLALSTGEELVVRSRTGLTAKAQLAKISDATPLQAGQLLQETVRILPRNINLTVALNTNLERIERVDATSAFAAVPHVSTVVEGEQPADYIFGKLLQTPSRYGLFSLGGEPIPSTTGEFGEAVKVAALRLAKKLPSLLAAKLWRLTENEGSSRLPVKASLEVVGISPRVVLQRETLRNAVVETSTKKSSSTQYATLKTPVIPIGSRVQYRVQNKSQNPIYLMLLGMKNHRTAIAFYPWQIISEAEAPDNKLQLQPIIIAPGETITLPQTATTSGWTIAGPAYECEYQLILSTAPFKETLKALEIAKSPTGDQQPISTLVNPLVIAQALMQDLHNASNSKTETGSTVTDTYILDVNHWASLNFSFQVA
- the obgE gene encoding GTPase ObgE translates to MQFIDQAQIEVEAGKGGDGIVAFRREKYVPAGGPSGGNGGRGGSVIFMAVENLQTLLDFRYNHIFKGENGGRGGPNNCTGASGKDLIIEVPCGTVIYDAETGDFIGDLTEKNQKLLVAQGGKGGLGNQHFLSNRNRAPEYALPGLPGERKLLRLELKLLAEVGIIGLPNAGKSTLISSLSAARPKIADYPFTTLIPNLGVVKKPTGDGTVFADIPGLIEGAAEGAGLGHDFLRHIERTRVLLHLIDATSDDIIGDYNTIQQELTAYGRGLDERMQIIALNKIDAVDRETVDLEALATQLNHLAHVPVFLISAVTRTGLEPMLQEVWHILDQMNTIEETELLSLNQQV
- the sat gene encoding sulfate adenylyltransferase, giving the protein MSQRPDAIAPHGGQLVNRIATPEQKAEFLSKAEFLPRVQLDDRSLSDLEMIAIGGFSPLTGFMNEEDYNRVVAEMRLANGTVWSIPITLSVTEEVAAPLKEGGLVRLDNPQGEYVGVLQLTQKYHYDKTREAINVYRTDDAKHPGVQVVYNQGAVNLAGDVWLLQRDSHPYFPAYQIDPAASRQMFRDKGWKTIVGFQTRNPIHRAHEYIQKCALETVDGLFLHPLVGATKEDDIAADVRMRCYEILLEHYYPADRVILAINPAAMRYAGPREAIFHALVRKNYGCTHFIVGRDHAGVGDYYGTYDAQYIFDEFEPGELGIVPMKFEHAFYCTRTKQMATTKTSPSKPEERIHLSGTKVREMLRRGELPPPEFSRPEVAAELARAMRVQVLA